The nucleotide window TCATCAAATTTGGAAAGAGCGCTTTCTAGATGATCATAGGCAGCACCTGATGCACATTATTCATGAAAACCAGCTGGAATCAGATATATCTTCGTTTTTTTCAGGTTAAACGAAGGCCAACTCAGATCCATTGTGCAATGAACCATTAATCGTTTGTTTCACTCTGCTGTATGGCTCatgaatccataccatccatccagtcCGTGCTACTGTGGATGACCCACAGTGGAAAAAGCACATCAAAATGCAGAATATTGGCTGTTGATTGGTGTCCTCCATATGAATGGCGAAAATCGAACAGCCAATGCTCCAGATTCGAAAGGCAAAAGATCTATTAATCCGATGCTGGTATCATTCTGTCATAATGGTTTTTGTTCCCACTGGATGGTTCAGACTATACCCGCCCAAACATGTGTAACAAACATATGGTGGCAACAAACCATGAGATGATCATTGCACATCGAAGTGTAAAAGATCCTCAAATGCACAAAAGGCCAAAACTTTCAGTCTCACCAACTTCATCTGATAAAACCTCCCGGGGAAGTGATCTGAAGTTGACAGAATTGAAGGTATCAGAGTACGAAAGCAGCTCTTCTGCAAACTCCTTCTTGGCAGGATCCTACAGTTTTTCAGAGCATCATTATCAGAATATTGAAGGTAAAATAGCAATTAGTATCAACATGCAAATGGATTTTCCTAGCCTCACATCAGGGAGAAGCGCCGGGCCTTCGAAATTGATATCGATGTATTTGACCAAATCCAAACTCTCTCCTATGACTTGATTGTTGTGCTCCAACGAAGGCACCTAGAATAAATTAGAGCATGCACATGAGCTTTGTCGAGGAAAAGCTTCTTCATCGAGAAAGGACATCATAAtagttctttctttcttgtttttttttcccctttttcttttttttttttttttttgttttctttttgttttgttttgttttgttttgttttttgttttatgtttttgtttttgtttttgttttttttttttgttttttgtttttgtttttgtttttgttttttgttttttgttttttgagaaATATCCTATTCTGATGCATAAGGACGTGAATTGTGTCCTTCTGTGCTACTTAGTAATAGGATGCCATAACATGGACCAGGAATGCCACAACTATCATCTACACTAGAAGATCTCAGCAATGAAACTTTTGTCCTTTTCCcctgattgttgtattttgtttttcttACCATTCTATTTGTAGGTCACTAATCACTTTTGGCCTCATCATCAATTGTGGAACCCATGAAAAATCAACAGTATGGAAGCAACTGTATGGACTGGGTGCATCAGGAAATTATTCACAACCCCCCAATGGATCATTATGGGATGATTATCATTTCTGTCGCAGTGATATGAACAGTAAATTTGAAGTCAAGTCTCCAAGTCTGGAAagtatttttccttcaaaaagaACTTGGAAGGAATCATGTAGAGCCTAGAGAGCAGCAGTTCAGATTAGAACATCTCTCATTGTGTAGAAACAGATTTTGAGCAGCTTACTAATAGAATGCCCTCTTTTTTTGCTCTTTCTTTTTTGAGGTGAGAAAGGATACTCCATTGTCGCTTTTATGTTCAACCAATCAATGGAATAGCAAGATCTACCATTCAGAAACCTAAGTTGTTGATCCGGTGTGCCCTTCTTAGACAGACCACATTCCTtgtatagaagattttgtatctatcatcttaccttgtatagtcgttgtaaaactctatatattcaaccctttagggttgtctgaaatacagaaaaagaaaaggagaatcatTCTCCCCAAAGCCTTGCCTTCATTGTTTTGGTTTGTCATACGAATGTTTGGGGCCCTtccccaattatgtctctctctggactacaatattatgttatattcattgatgatttcactcGTTACACctagatttactttctgcactctaagtcacaggtgtttgaaaaattcaaaatatttcattctaTGGTGGACACACAATTTCAAGTAAAAAAtccaaactctccgctctgactcagggggagagtatctctctacaaattttcgtacatatctgcagggtcatgggattactaatcagaccacctgttctgatactccacaacagaatggggtggctgaacgaaaaaatcatcatattgttgaaactgccaataccttaatgacagctatgagtgttcctcgttctttttgggcggaagctatgatgcattcagtctacttgattaatcggTTGCCAACCACAGTCCCGaatagtaaatctccctactttgttctcatcGATTCTCTTCccacatattccacatttcgtgtttttggttgcgTATGTTATGTTCATCTAGCATCACGTAAACGTAACAAACTTTtcccaaaatcagtcaaatgtatgtatttGGGATTTGAAGAAACTCAAAAGGGTTTTCATTGCTATGATCTGGTCTCTTGTCGTGTACAGgtatcacgacatgttgtttttcttgagcatattgccTTCCATTCATCTGTTCTTCCTTCGCCCACACCAGACTCTTCTGGTCTTACTATTTTTCCTGACATTCTGGTTGCCTCGAGTACCCCTCCTTGTCCATTGCAGGTTTATTCACGACGACCACGTATAGATCCATCACCTACTACTCTCCCTACTATACCCGTAACCAATCCGGATCCTATCTTGGTACGTCGTTCCACTCATGTACATCGacagcctgatcgcttgatatacttTATGCCTGCCATGAATACTACCATGGATacatctattcctacttcataccatcaagcagccagtcatgattgttggaagaaggctatgacaAAAGAACTTGCAACATTAGATGATAACCATACGTAGGATATTGTTACTCGACCTACTGACCAACAATTTCTGTGAAGCTCAAGTCTGACGgctcattggatcgatacaaagctcgacttgtcgctcagggatacaaacaggaacacggaattgattatgatgagacattcgctcctgtggccaagatgaaaactattCGCACTCTTCTGGCAGTATCATCAGTTCGCTCTTGGCCCCTCACTCAGATGGacatgaaaaatgcttttcttcatggagacctcaaAAAAACAgtttatttgaaacctcctcctggatctttaatccctgccaataaagtctgtcgcctaaagaaagctctATACGGTCTCAAACAAGCCCCTCGGGCATGGTTTCAATGTTTTCATGATGTTGTTACAAGAGCtagctttactcaaagtggtcatgatccatcATTATTCTTGCGCACCTCTGATCATGGAATCGTCATTGTTCTCgtatatgttgatgacctacttctgactggtagcgatgatactggcatttcggctttaaaggaagttctgaagtcatccttcaagatgaaggacctaGGTCATCtgacatactttcttggacttgaattttcacgttctaTACGTGGAATCCTGGTCAGTCAGCATAAATATACTAAAGATTTTCTCGCCTTGGCCTCCttaacggatcagaagacagttcagactcccttggaacttaacgttcaatatggccgtgacgatggtgaacTCCTTGCGGATCCCATCTTATACCgttgtttggttgggagtctggtttacttaacaatgactcgtcctgatattgcctacgcagtCCAAGTTGTCAGCCAATTTGTTTTTGCTCCCCGAACCCTTCATATGATTGCAGTATTGTGCATCTTACGGTATCTACGTAGAACTCTGGATTgatctctgttcttctcctccacggctcCTCTGGACCTTTATGCTTATTCAGATGCTGACTAGGCCGGTTGTACTCTCACACGCAGATCTACCATTGGCTACTTTGTTTTTCtcagcacttctctcatctcttggaaatgtaagaagcaggccactgtttccaaatcaagcaccgaagccgagtatagagcaatgtcagcagcttgtagtgagattatctggttacgtggacttctttctgacttgggcCTTCATCTGcaagatcctactccactccatgtaaaTAATTTGAgtgtcattcagattgcctcaaattcggtttttcatgaacagacaaagcatattgaagttgactgtcacttcatccgcAAGAAGTTTCAGTCTCGGTTCATTTCACTACCACATGTCGCATCCCATGTCCAGCTTGTCAACATTCTCACGAAGTCTCTCACGTCTGCACACCACTCATTTCTAgttagcaaactattacttgttgatgacaagcattagtttgaggggggatgttagacagaccACATTCCTtgtatagaagattttgtatttatcatcttaccttgtatagtcgttgtaaaactctatatattcaaccctttagggttgtctgaaatacagaaaaagaaaaggagaatcatTCTCCCCAAAGCCTTGCTTTCATTGTTTTGGTTTGTTTGTAGCCCTATCGTGgaatggatcatgccctaatGTCTCTCCTATCAAATGATCCCTAGCCATTTTGATAGAACTGCATACCCATTATCCTCATTCGACGAGGGGGATATTAGCAAGATAGGATCATCTAACAAAGGTGATTTCTAGGGTATGTCACTACCATGACGAGCAGCGACCAACATACCAACAATTCGTATcacaagatgggacccacatgtacagtTTGTTGGGCTGAACAAGAAACCTGATCAAACCTTGTATgttatctctttctttttttttctttttttctttttttttttgttatggtTTTATAGTTCATTCAGTTCCAGTGCACAATACATTCTGCTGCAGGTTTTTGTTAATCTCGTGTTCCAACAAATGAAACGTagtatgtgcacttgttttttgtaatcttttgatttctaagtgtgtaatgaTGTCTCTTTTAACATCCCCTTacgttccattgaaaaattcaaccaatttcccagtgtttcccaaaaacaacgatacattacacaatACATCCAATATTTCCCGTGCGATACCTGATATGTTTCCATATCCTAAGGGTGTGATACATGGGTCGATACCGATACTAAAAACGACGGTCTATAAGAAGACCTTAGGCACATGTGTTTGGGGAAGGCAACatagattggaaaaaaaaaaaaaaaaaaacaatgtatgAGTTTAGGGCGGAAAATATTCTCTTAAGGAAGAAAATCCTAAAAAGACAACTCTTTAAATTGTGTGGTTTGGGGAAAAaatcattcttttcttctttctcattcACCTAatgtcaaattggtatcagagtggagaGTGAGAAGGATATTGATCATTGAACTAGAGCTGGGTAGTTGAAGTGTAGACATGCCTCTTTAGTTTTGTGTGATTGCCTCGTACCATAAAAGGGGATCAACGGCTGGTTGACTACCACATATGCAAATCAAAAGCTTGAAACAAAAGGGAAGATGTAGAAAATCGGGAAGCTGAGTGAAAGCAAGGGAAGACACGAACCATGAAGAAGCAAATGAGGAAGtggcattttttaaaaaaaaaatgaggaagtGATATGATCTACCAATCTAACCAGTGAAAGAAATCCATGGAATGCATGTTGGCGTCTGTCATCAGTTCCTAAAAAAGCTCATGAAGGGCAAGACATGCAAATCATACTAATGGGTAGGTACTAAAAATCAACTCAAGAAGTGGAAATTTTGTTCGGAGCTGCAGGCAATTGATGCATCTAGTTCTCACAGCATCATTAGATTTGCCCAAATGCTCCTATAAGCTGATCCGTtgaaaaaaatcaggccattggcTAGCATATCAAGCCCATCAAAGAGTCCTAAACAGAGTGCTACAAGTTCCAAATGTCTATAACTGATATTTAGACAATTCAACCCTTGACCATCAAGGGTACAATCGTGACGGAAGATTGGTATCATCCAATGGTTAGTGAATGCAAACTTCGTAGTGTTTCAGCCAAGATGATGATGGAGACGGAGTAATAGAATTCATATCGTTGACCCAATAAGTTGAGTAAgggtttgatgatgatgatgggggtGGTGGTGGTGAGATGGATTGCCTAAATAAATCCACATACGCAATTGGATGGCATACATGTCCACACAAGACTATTTTGAtcacttcatccatgtttctagaGTCATTAGTTGTTGattatttcctctctctctctctctctctctctctctctctctctctctctctctatgaattTCCAGGTTAGGTGTCAATTAAAGACATGTTTAGAATCTTTGTTACTTGTTTCATTTCCTTTTTGTATTTATAGTCTAGGTATCAACTTCCTAAGGCCCTGTCTGATAGATGCTAAAAATTAGTTCATCTCATTGTATTTTAACAGTTATGCATTGGAGATatttatctctaatacataattacttttAACATGAGGACATTGTGAATTAGAGATAAAGATCTCTAGCACAAAATTATTGTTAACAACAATGAAATGATCTCACTTTTAGGCGTCCACAAAATAGGGCCAAAAGGTTTAGGATTTATTCTAGACCTAAAATATCAGTCCAAATTCATTGTATATGTCTTGCAAATGAGGTCTATAAGACCTTTGGACCATATTCATGTTAATGGAACTGATAGAttggaataaaaaaataataataataataataataatgatattaatGTTAATGAAAATATTCACTTGGAGAAAGAGAAACCCTAAAAAATCCACTTCTTTCAATTATATTTGTGCAAAAacccattcttttcttctttctcatccacctgcatgatttatttttggattttagtTAGTAGAACCAATAATCCCATCTATTTCTACCATCATAAACAGAATACCTTCAAACCACTCAACAAGTCCTCACCGCAACATGTGTTTTGGAGAATCCTCTGCCCCGTGGATTGGTAGATGCAGTAATACGTATTTACCTCATTTATTATCAAACTATCCTCTCaagcaagaaaaaataaatttttatttgatttttttattggtagaaaaaattaattttattagTATCATCTATAGGTAAAATGCTTCCTCTCATTTGTTTGCAATTGCAAGCTTTTACCACTTGTCCTAAAAAAGCTCCCCATCCAATGAGATTGTCATTCATAGCCCTATTTCAACTATTTGTTCAAATTTTTTGTACCCATCCTAAATAATTTTGCCCTTAAACCTACATCCTCCATTGCATTCCCAGAAATTTACAAACCATTCTTACagaacaaacaaaataaaaaagccaCTACTCCCTCCATCGGTCTCACAACCACATATATCAAGAAGATTCAGAAAGCATGAAGTGTTCACAGAGTAAGACCTTATTTCCAGGGTAGACCTTCTCCTTGTACCAATCAGGCCTATTTTGCAGATCAATAGCAACCAATTTTATTTTATCCTGCAATCCCTACTCACTCacaaaaaacataaaaaagtGCAAATAAGTCTTATTGAGAAATGAATGATACAATTATAAAGACATTCAGAACAAAAGAGCAGGAAATCACataaagatggaaaaaaaaacctTATAATTTCTAGTGATCCATGTGCGTTGTGCATATGGGCATATATAAGATATATACAACCTTCACAAAACAGAatgaggagaaaacacaaattgTCAGTAATGGaaacggaaaaaaaaaatgatcattcTAATCGGTGTGTTGCACTTCAGTTCAACACAGACCACAATAACCCATCATCCAGACTGTTTAACGGGTGGCCCCACAGTGGAGAGACCACCATCACTGAAACAAGGATGGTACAATCTTACCCGTCCAACTGATGAACCATTTCCCATTCAACAATGACCGTTGAAAATAATCCTGCCTACCATCCGTTTGTAAGTCATTGATCACAAGattaagatcatctgatcaataGCAGTATTTTAGTAGCGTCCAATCTACCATGGGAAATGTCCAGTGAATTGTCTGGACAGCTGATTGTCGCGCCCACACTACATGTCCAATTAGAACAGAGTGCCACAGAAATAATTTGGTTCATCTCTGCTCTGGTTGCATTATTAACGaagaagaaaaatcaagaaaTACAGTAATTATAATTCGACCTCGTGGTTCCATCGAAAAGGGTCGGTGGTTCGGAAGTAGAATCCAGGACTGGGGGAAGAACCTCCTGCAACTTTctacataaaataaaattaaaaaaaaaaaagaagagagagagagagagagagagagagagagagagagaggagaaaagcaGATTAGTCCAACTTAATAAAACTAGAAATTCCAGATATCAaacaaataaaaagagagaagcaTGAATTAGAGAAAACCCAGAAAGaaaaatccaagaaaattaagtttgGAGAAGATTCATGAAGAATATATATACCCCCtctaaacaaaaagaaagaaaaagaaaagaacattgGATCAATAGCCCAGAAATAGAAAATCCATGAAAAAACGACGTTTGGAAGAGAAAGGAAATTACAAAttaaaaaacatgaaaaaaaaaatacacaaatacaaaaaagaaaggaaaaaataaataaattcaacaccctaacggaaaaaaaaaaaaaaaaaatcacacacaaataaaaaaaagaaaaggaaaaataaataaattcttgtTTGTTTCTTGTGGCCTTtaactttgtttctttctttcttgttttctattgtgttttctgctccttttcttttgttgtttttgtttgttttttcggCCGCTGGCCTTAATAACCTTGCATCATCTTTAtttaaaaaaagtaataattaaataattaaaaaaaaaaattcaacagaACAGATATCCAAAAAATTGCGTTTTGGATGAGAAATATTGCTTAATtaaacaaaaagaataaaaatgaaaaaaaaatgtgcaCAAAATAAGCATTTGTCCACCAGCTTAATAAAACTCTTAacgttccaaaaaaaaaaagagaggaatttCTAAAATACCAGACAACAGAAATCCAAGAAAATTGGGTTTTGGAGGAGAATTATTGCTGAATAAAACCGAcagataaagaagaaaaatgaacaaaaagacgaagaagaagatgaaaaaaaaagaagaacactAAAGCATTTGCCCATCAGCTTAATAAAAAATGGAACAAGGAAAAAAACTCACATAgaaatccaaaataaataaattccacaaaaaacaaaaacagaaatcaAAGAAAACTGGGTTTTAGAGAAGCATTTTTGCTGAATAAAACAAacagaattaaaaaataaaaaagcaaaatggattttttttttttttttaaaggaagaaaatgaacaaAAGAAGTATATTCCCATTAGCTTAATAAAACTATAacatacaaaataaaaaagataaataaataaataaacacaaatacaaatgaaaaaaaaaatcacccaaacctaaaaacagaaattcaagaaaattgaGTATTGGAGGAAAATACTCgctgaattaaaaaaaaagaagaaaatggacTAAAACAGGCAGAACTCATGCCAACACAAAAAAGAATacatgaattcaagagaatccaGAGAAACAGATGGAATACAGAAAAGGAAAATAGATAGtggaaaatggtttttttttttttttttgcgaaaaAATTACCCGGTTGCCATTGCTTGGAGTGAGATTTTGGTGCTTTTCTTGGATAGGAATGTAGTCCAGTAGATTTGAGGAGGAGGAGGTTGTTCAAGAAATCGTGGTCTGCGGGTGCTTTTATTGGTAAAAATGCAGGATTTCTGAGGAAAGGAGGCTAACGTCAGGAATGACGAATTGCCAACAAGTAAGGCCATGCCAATTGGTGGACTTCGTTTTCTGTTATTTCATACCCAACCTCATTCGGCCGGAGACGGATTCCGTAGGCACCCTGCCAGCACCAACCACCATACTGgaaggactctgtggggcccaccgtgatgaatatattttatccacgccgtccatccgtttttccagatccttTTAGGCCATGATctgaaaattgaaatatatccaaagcaTAAGTGGACCATATTATTTGAAACGGTGAGGatgatgacatccaccattgaaaccttcccggggCCTACACTAATGTTTATTCGTCATCTAAGCTGTTGTCTAAGCTGTCGGTAAGGTCATAAGATGGATAGATAGAAAACTTTCGTGCCCAACCCCatagtttcctttggtgtggtccaccagagctttagatatatttttcttttggatttgttcactgaaataagatgaaaaaccagatggacggcgtggattaaacatatacattactGTGGACCCTACAGAGTCCTGCCATCACGTTGGATCTGTGTGGCAGGATCAGCACGCAATCGGCGCGCGCAGATCATTGCCGCCTCGCCGTCGTCAAAAGTGGTACGCAAGGGAGTGCGTCCTGAACCCTCCTGGACGGAAAATTAGCCAGGTTCGATGCAGTGTCCCTTTCGTACGACGTCGGTGCTTAGccgggaagcagattggctggtgtaccgcacaccagttatatatctgaacagattagatggaaaaaaaacattaggtaggccctacgaaatttttaacggttaaaatcattatccctgctgctatctgtggtgtggtccatttgatctttagatatgattaattttttataataatacaaaatgatctcgcaaaatggatgaacagtgtggatataataaatacatcactgtgggggtccacgtaactttgatctcctttgaaccgttcgtacaactctggaGCTCGAgtagcgtcggcgctcgtcttcgcggaagcggattggctggtgtacctctcaCACCAGTTGGATAGCTGCTGAATTAACGTCAGCAAGaaatgtgggtctgatcatgggatatgtgtcATATCCTAACTGTACATCCATTTAACGAGATAGTCTtaaagcttgagatgaaaaataagacagatctaactatcaagtggaccacactgcaaattgcagtgggggattgaacgtctaccattgaaatcttttttggggtcacggaagttttgaatcaatatgaattCTTTTTACCCTTCGTtcatgtctttgtaaccttatgaacatatttgatggaaaataaatgttac belongs to Magnolia sinica isolate HGM2019 chromosome 8, MsV1, whole genome shotgun sequence and includes:
- the LOC131253123 gene encoding protein IN2-1 homolog B-like, producing the protein MALLVGNSSFLTLASFPQKSCIFTNKSTRRPRFLEQPPPPQIYWTTFLSKKSTKISLQAMATGKLQEVLPPVLDSTSEPPTLFDGTTRLYISYICPYAQRTWITRNYKGLQDKIKLVAIDLQNRPDWYKEKVYPGNKVPSLEHNNQVIGESLDLVKYIDINFEGPALLPDDPAKKEFAEELLSYSDTFNSVNFRSLPREVLSDEVGAAYDHLESALSKFDDGPFFLGQFSVVDIAYAPFIERFQNFLLELKKYDITTGRPKLAAWIEELKKIDAYTQTVQDPKELFEGYRKRILAK